One genomic region from Leifsonia sp. Root1293 encodes:
- a CDS encoding nucleoside hydrolase, translating into MRTSVILDVDTGVDDALAILFAVAHPDIDVRGITCVAGNAGLDQVVANTLSILDAARAPDIPVAAGARRPLIEAARSATEVHGADGLGGVELPASVRQPHPDGAVALMRRLLLESAEPLTLVALAPQTNLALLLRTHPEVVPHIERIVFMGGSASIGNATSVAEFNVWHDPEAAAIVLDSGVPCYMYGLDVFNHVSVPFDTALALAARKDVGGRVVGELLGNRVKAAGDYSGLIGDAGAVCAIVDPGAVGTQIRPVRVELAGHSRGQTVVDRREASGEDLLHGLAAATVHVEVALSVDADRMIRLFLATVAP; encoded by the coding sequence ATGAGAACCTCCGTCATCCTCGACGTCGACACCGGAGTCGATGACGCCCTCGCCATCCTGTTCGCTGTCGCCCACCCCGACATCGACGTGCGCGGCATCACCTGCGTGGCCGGCAATGCCGGCCTCGATCAGGTCGTGGCGAACACCCTGAGCATCCTCGACGCCGCCCGAGCGCCCGACATCCCCGTGGCGGCCGGTGCCCGGCGTCCGCTGATCGAGGCCGCTCGCTCGGCGACAGAGGTGCACGGCGCCGACGGCCTCGGCGGCGTCGAACTCCCGGCATCCGTCCGCCAGCCGCACCCCGATGGTGCCGTCGCCCTGATGCGACGCCTGCTCCTCGAGAGCGCCGAGCCGCTGACGCTGGTCGCACTCGCACCGCAGACCAACCTCGCCCTGCTGCTGCGCACCCACCCCGAGGTGGTGCCCCACATCGAGCGCATCGTGTTCATGGGCGGTTCTGCCAGCATCGGAAACGCGACGTCGGTCGCCGAGTTCAACGTCTGGCATGATCCGGAAGCCGCAGCCATCGTGCTCGACTCCGGAGTGCCGTGCTACATGTACGGCCTCGACGTCTTCAATCACGTCTCGGTGCCCTTCGACACGGCCCTCGCCCTCGCCGCGCGGAAAGACGTCGGCGGCCGGGTGGTGGGCGAGTTGCTGGGCAACCGGGTGAAGGCCGCCGGGGACTACTCGGGGCTCATCGGCGACGCAGGCGCTGTGTGCGCGATCGTCGATCCGGGTGCCGTCGGCACTCAGATCCGTCCCGTCCGGGTCGAACTGGCCGGCCACTCCCGAGGCCAGACCGTCGTGGACCGCCGCGAGGCATCAGGCGAGGATCTCCTGCACGGTCTGGCGGCCGCGACCGTCCATGTCGAGGTCGCCCTCTCGGTGGACGCCGACCGGATGATTCGGCTCTTCCTCGCGACTGTCGCACCGTAG
- a CDS encoding EVE domain-containing protein, whose product MAIRFWLGVVQRDHVLHGVAQGIAQFNHGSKAAVSRLREADGLIYYSPRVSFPDGDPLREFTAIGRVADDSVYQATDGHAVTGGDTFRPWRRRIDYDREAQAVPIRPLLGALEFTTASPNWGYQLRRGLIELSRHDFDVIRAQMRAPSYR is encoded by the coding sequence GTGGCGATCAGATTCTGGCTCGGAGTGGTGCAGCGCGATCACGTGCTGCACGGTGTCGCGCAGGGGATCGCCCAGTTCAATCACGGGTCCAAGGCGGCGGTGTCGCGCCTCAGGGAGGCGGATGGACTCATCTACTACTCGCCTCGCGTGAGCTTTCCCGACGGTGATCCACTCCGGGAGTTCACGGCCATCGGGCGAGTCGCCGACGACAGCGTCTATCAGGCGACGGACGGGCATGCGGTCACGGGAGGCGACACGTTCCGGCCGTGGCGCAGGCGAATCGACTACGACCGCGAGGCGCAGGCCGTCCCGATCCGTCCGCTGCTGGGCGCCCTCGAGTTCACGACGGCGTCGCCCAACTGGGGCTACCAGCTCCGGCGCGGTCTCATCGAGCTGAGTCGCCACGACTTCGACGTGATCAGGGCGCAGATGCGCGCGCCCTCCTACCGCTGA
- a CDS encoding 5-oxoprolinase subunit B family protein: MSPPDAAPPVAEASLRFLPTGDRALLVELESLDAVLALHEALELSRPSGVIDLVPAARTVLVTVDPAQLTLSEARRWIMRAATARPADAAAPTLAPVVIPVRYDGPDLESVATVLGLRPADLIERHVAATWRVAFTGFAPGFGYLTSTQWTHDVPRLASPRTLVPAGSVGLAGEFGGVYPRSSPGGWQLIGTTEAVLWDSDAMSPALLVPGGTVRFEAVT, translated from the coding sequence ATGAGTCCACCGGATGCCGCCCCTCCCGTCGCGGAGGCCTCCCTGCGCTTCCTCCCGACAGGCGACAGGGCGCTGCTCGTCGAGCTCGAGTCGCTCGACGCCGTCCTGGCCCTGCACGAGGCGCTGGAGCTGTCGAGACCCAGCGGCGTCATCGACCTGGTGCCCGCGGCCAGGACGGTGCTCGTCACCGTCGATCCGGCGCAGCTGACGCTCTCCGAGGCGCGCCGCTGGATCATGCGCGCTGCAACGGCTCGACCGGCCGATGCAGCCGCGCCGACACTCGCGCCCGTCGTGATCCCGGTGCGCTACGACGGGCCGGACCTCGAATCGGTGGCCACGGTGCTCGGCCTGCGCCCGGCGGACCTGATCGAGCGCCATGTCGCCGCCACCTGGCGCGTGGCCTTCACCGGCTTCGCGCCGGGCTTCGGCTATCTCACGAGTACGCAGTGGACTCACGACGTGCCGCGTCTGGCGAGTCCTCGAACGCTGGTTCCCGCGGGCTCGGTCGGTCTCGCCGGCGAGTTCGGCGGCGTGTATCCGCGCAGCAGCCCCGGCGGCTGGCAGCTCATCGGAACGACAGAGGCCGTGCTGTGGGACAGTGACGCCATGTCGCCGGCACTTCTCGTTCCGGGCGGCACGGTGAGATTCGAGGCTGTGACGTGA
- a CDS encoding DEAD/DEAH box helicase, with protein sequence MTDNTTTFASLGVPAPLVAVLAKQEKATAFPIQVDTLPDTLKGRDVLGRGKTGSGKTLAFSLPLVARLGGELAGGRRRAGRPLALVLAPTRELATQITAVIEPLADAYGLKSTTIYGGINQKRQVDALNAGVDIVVACPGRLEDLMKQGFVSLDAIEITVLDEADHMADLGFLPVVTRIMDKTPQSGQRMLFSATLDNGVDKLVKRYLHNEILHSVDEANSPVAAMTHHVFEVSDLDAKKRLVETLASGTGRRILFMRTKHHAKKLAKQLTDSGIPSVDLHGNLSQPQRDRNLAAFSEGSARVLVATDVAARGVHVDNVELVVHVDPPMEHKAYLHRSGRTARAGSEGDVVTVITPGQKRDVEQLMRKAAIQVKPQQVTHESAAVSALVGEVAAYVKPAPRAAAQQQGGGGRSQGANAQRKRANRDERTGGTDAAARPRRDRSGRPTEQGAGRSRSSEQGQGRSRSGAATGGSARSGGTGRSGSGRSGGLTVGSVVRSSSSQGRGPRRAQG encoded by the coding sequence TTGACTGACAACACCACCACGTTCGCCTCGCTCGGCGTTCCCGCACCGCTCGTCGCAGTGCTCGCCAAGCAGGAGAAGGCGACCGCCTTCCCCATCCAGGTGGACACCCTCCCCGACACCCTGAAGGGCCGCGACGTGCTCGGCCGTGGGAAGACCGGATCGGGCAAGACCCTCGCGTTCTCCCTCCCCCTCGTCGCCCGCCTCGGCGGCGAACTCGCCGGCGGCCGTCGTCGCGCAGGGCGCCCGCTCGCTCTCGTGCTCGCACCGACGCGTGAGCTCGCCACCCAGATCACCGCCGTCATCGAGCCGCTGGCCGACGCCTACGGGCTGAAGAGCACCACCATCTACGGCGGAATCAACCAGAAGCGGCAGGTCGACGCCCTCAACGCCGGCGTCGACATCGTCGTGGCCTGCCCCGGCCGCCTCGAGGACCTGATGAAGCAGGGCTTCGTCTCCCTCGACGCCATCGAGATCACCGTGCTCGACGAGGCCGATCACATGGCCGACCTCGGCTTCCTCCCCGTGGTGACCCGCATCATGGACAAGACGCCCCAGAGCGGACAGCGGATGCTGTTCTCCGCGACTCTCGACAACGGCGTGGACAAGCTCGTCAAGCGCTACCTGCACAACGAGATCCTGCACTCCGTCGACGAGGCCAACTCCCCCGTCGCAGCGATGACCCACCACGTCTTCGAGGTGAGCGACCTCGATGCGAAGAAGCGCCTCGTCGAGACCCTCGCCAGCGGCACCGGTCGTCGCATCCTGTTCATGCGCACCAAGCACCACGCCAAGAAGCTGGCCAAGCAGCTCACCGACTCGGGCATCCCCTCGGTCGATCTGCACGGCAACCTGTCGCAGCCGCAGCGCGACCGCAACCTCGCCGCCTTCTCCGAGGGCTCGGCCCGGGTTCTCGTGGCGACGGATGTCGCGGCGCGCGGCGTGCACGTCGACAACGTCGAGCTGGTCGTGCACGTCGACCCTCCCATGGAGCACAAGGCGTACCTGCACCGCTCGGGTCGCACGGCTCGCGCCGGCAGCGAGGGCGACGTCGTCACCGTCATCACCCCCGGCCAGAAGCGCGATGTCGAGCAGCTCATGCGCAAGGCCGCCATCCAGGTGAAGCCGCAGCAGGTCACGCACGAGTCGGCCGCGGTCTCCGCCCTCGTCGGCGAGGTCGCCGCCTACGTCAAGCCGGCTCCTCGCGCAGCCGCCCAGCAGCAGGGCGGTGGCGGCCGCTCGCAGGGCGCCAACGCCCAGCGCAAGCGCGCGAACCGCGACGAGCGCACCGGTGGTACGGATGCCGCGGCTCGCCCGCGTCGTGACCGCTCCGGTCGCCCCACTGAGCAGGGCGCCGGCCGCTCGCGTTCATCCGAGCAGGGTCAGGGACGTTCGCGCTCCGGCGCCGCCACCGGCGGCTCCGCTCGCTCGGGCGGCACCGGGCGCTCCGGCTCCGGCCGCTCCGGCGGGCTGACCGTCGGCAGTGTCGTGCGGTCCTCCTCGTCGCAGGGCCGCGGCCCGCGTCGCGCCCAGGGCTAG
- a CDS encoding DUF1684 domain-containing protein, which produces MGSTLGALQVTDWRRRVFGLYAGVRQLSGHDPAAGHELWRSGRDELFAGHPASPLLPDDRSAFTGLPIAPYDPDWRFELEVHRAEEPHRLSVETGTDGVVTFALVGTVRLAYIGTLDVWRHTGYGGGLFLPVRDGLAGQPGGTYGGGRYLLDTIKGADLGPGADDDALVLDFNFAYNPSCAYDPSWECPLAQPGNTVTTPIPVGEHSAR; this is translated from the coding sequence ATGGGGTCGACTCTGGGTGCTCTGCAGGTGACCGATTGGCGTCGTCGCGTCTTCGGTCTCTACGCCGGTGTTCGGCAGTTGAGCGGGCATGATCCCGCCGCCGGGCACGAGCTGTGGCGGTCGGGACGCGACGAGCTCTTCGCCGGGCACCCGGCATCGCCGTTGCTCCCCGACGACCGCTCGGCCTTCACCGGACTCCCGATCGCCCCGTACGACCCCGACTGGCGATTCGAGCTCGAGGTGCACCGCGCCGAGGAACCGCACCGGCTCTCGGTCGAGACCGGCACCGACGGCGTCGTCACCTTCGCCCTGGTCGGCACCGTGCGGCTGGCCTACATCGGAACGCTCGACGTCTGGCGGCACACCGGCTACGGGGGCGGATTGTTCCTGCCCGTGCGCGATGGCCTCGCGGGCCAGCCGGGCGGCACCTACGGGGGTGGGCGCTATCTTCTGGACACCATCAAGGGTGCAGACCTCGGCCCGGGAGCCGATGACGACGCCCTCGTCCTCGACTTCAACTTCGCCTACAACCCGTCGTGCGCCTACGACCCGTCCTGGGAATGCCCGCTCGCCCAGCCCGGCAACACCGTCACGACGCCGATACCCGTCGGCGAGCACTCCGCTCGCTAG
- a CDS encoding GNAT family N-acetyltransferase: MSTEVVVRPVRDVDAEMLGRVHATCWHEDYDTLVSTAVLENLSPRRMAELWTHWMNQGESYTHVAALVDHEIVGFAGSGPARDEDAPRERELFFIHLLDAWHGHGIGQRLFDAVIPEGPAYLWVPEANTHAIHFYERNGFVADGASHDEPFLGEIIHEIRLVR, translated from the coding sequence ATGAGCACCGAAGTAGTTGTTCGCCCCGTCCGCGACGTCGACGCCGAGATGCTGGGGCGAGTTCACGCGACCTGCTGGCACGAGGATTACGACACCCTCGTGAGCACCGCCGTGCTCGAGAACCTGTCGCCGCGGCGCATGGCCGAACTGTGGACGCACTGGATGAACCAGGGCGAGTCGTACACCCACGTCGCGGCCCTCGTCGATCACGAGATCGTCGGCTTCGCCGGCTCGGGTCCGGCACGCGACGAAGACGCCCCACGGGAGCGCGAGCTCTTCTTCATCCACCTCCTCGACGCCTGGCACGGTCACGGTATCGGCCAGCGACTGTTCGATGCCGTCATCCCCGAGGGACCCGCCTATCTGTGGGTGCCGGAGGCGAACACCCACGCCATCCACTTCTACGAGCGCAATGGCTTCGTCGCCGACGGCGCTTCGCACGACGAGCCCTTCCTCGGCGAGATCATCCACGAGATCCGGCTCGTCCGCTAG
- a CDS encoding SprT-like domain-containing protein, producing the protein MAELERVKVWANALIALHLDPAVWSFGFDNAKKRAGLCNFTEKRITVSRYLAARYDDDEIHQVLLHEVAHAIAGARAAHGARWLSIARDLGYEGRRTHDGEIAHELAPWVGVCPAGHAHFRYRQPARQLSCGLCSRGFNQAHVISWSRRDISAAARRRAAAAAAE; encoded by the coding sequence ATGGCCGAACTCGAACGGGTGAAGGTGTGGGCGAACGCGCTCATCGCTCTGCACCTCGACCCCGCAGTGTGGTCTTTCGGCTTCGACAACGCCAAGAAGCGGGCCGGCCTCTGCAACTTCACGGAGAAGCGCATCACGGTCTCCCGCTACCTGGCCGCACGCTACGACGACGACGAGATCCACCAGGTCCTGCTGCACGAGGTGGCCCACGCCATCGCCGGTGCACGCGCCGCGCATGGGGCCCGATGGCTCTCCATCGCCCGCGACCTGGGCTACGAGGGCCGTCGAACCCACGACGGCGAGATCGCCCACGAACTCGCACCCTGGGTGGGAGTCTGCCCGGCCGGTCACGCGCACTTCCGCTATCGGCAGCCTGCGCGTCAACTGTCGTGCGGACTGTGCTCGCGGGGGTTCAACCAGGCCCACGTGATCAGTTGGTCTCGACGCGACATCAGCGCCGCAGCACGACGGCGGGCTGCCGCGGCCGCTGCGGAGTAG
- a CDS encoding PQQ-dependent sugar dehydrogenase, with product MTRMHQAAAAFATTVSLIAALAACSTGGGPSRAPSPSPPASSAPPRPTGTSTPNPVLQPVQVTGDPVELASGLNAPWSILRLANGATLISERDTASVLELLADGSTRVIGQVDGVVPNGEGGLLGLAALEDSASVWIYAYFTAADDNRIVRMPLSGAPGSLGLGTPEPVLDGIAKAGNHDGGRIAFGPDGMLYATAGDAGDGARSQDPASLNGKILRMTPTGGVPDGNPFSTLVWSLGHRNPQGIAWDSQERMWASEFGQNTWDELNLITPGSNYGWPVVEGAAGDPAFVDPVQQWATTDASPSGLAIVSDTLFLAALRGERLWTVWPDAGRAPEAAFEGVYGRIRDVVPGADGTLWFITNNTDGRGDPRDGDDRLFQVSLGPAA from the coding sequence ATGACACGAATGCACCAGGCGGCAGCCGCTTTTGCCACGACCGTGTCCCTGATAGCGGCCCTCGCGGCGTGCAGCACCGGCGGCGGACCGTCGCGCGCTCCCAGCCCGTCACCGCCCGCGTCGTCGGCACCGCCGCGTCCGACGGGCACCTCGACGCCGAACCCCGTGCTGCAGCCTGTCCAGGTGACCGGCGATCCCGTCGAGCTCGCCTCAGGGCTGAACGCACCGTGGTCGATCCTCAGGCTCGCGAACGGCGCGACGCTGATCAGCGAGCGGGACACCGCCAGCGTGCTCGAGCTGCTCGCCGACGGCAGCACCCGGGTCATCGGTCAGGTCGACGGCGTCGTGCCGAACGGCGAGGGCGGACTCCTCGGCCTGGCCGCGCTCGAGGACTCCGCATCCGTCTGGATCTACGCGTACTTCACCGCCGCGGACGACAATCGGATCGTACGGATGCCGCTCTCCGGCGCCCCGGGGTCGCTCGGCCTGGGTACCCCTGAGCCCGTGCTCGACGGCATCGCGAAGGCCGGCAACCACGACGGCGGCCGCATCGCCTTCGGGCCGGACGGCATGCTCTACGCCACGGCCGGCGATGCCGGTGACGGCGCGCGATCGCAGGACCCGGCATCACTGAACGGCAAGATCCTGCGGATGACTCCGACCGGCGGAGTACCCGACGGCAACCCCTTCAGCACCCTCGTGTGGAGCCTCGGCCACCGCAATCCGCAGGGGATCGCCTGGGACTCGCAGGAACGGATGTGGGCCAGCGAGTTCGGCCAGAACACCTGGGACGAGCTCAACCTCATCACCCCCGGATCGAACTACGGCTGGCCTGTCGTCGAGGGAGCAGCGGGCGACCCGGCCTTCGTCGATCCCGTGCAGCAGTGGGCGACGACGGATGCCAGCCCGAGCGGTCTCGCGATCGTCAGCGACACGCTCTTCCTGGCCGCCCTCCGCGGCGAGCGCCTGTGGACCGTGTGGCCCGACGCCGGTCGCGCGCCGGAGGCCGCCTTCGAGGGCGTCTACGGCCGCATCCGCGACGTCGTGCCCGGAGCGGACGGAACGCTGTGGTTCATCACGAACAACACCGATGGGCGTGGCGACCCCCGAGACGGAGACGATCGGTTGTTCCAGGTGAGCCTGGGCCCAGCCGCCTGA
- a CDS encoding biotin-dependent carboxyltransferase family protein, with the protein MTPSITVMEAGPLSLVQDLGRPGFAHLGVGASGALDRGSLRLANRLVGNPEGAPGLEVTVGGLRLRVGEPIWFSVTGAWGPVRLDGRTISLDAAIPAASGSVLQFGTAEHGLRYYLAVRGGIETTAVLGSSSTDTLSGLGPAPLAAGDRIHVGDAASVPIPALDPLTLWAPTDAAVDIRAHTGPRADTFVPAAVAAFFEEEWSVSAESNRIGLRLTGPVLERSGHDELPSEGMLTGSVQVPPSGQPTVLLADHPVTGGYPVIAVVADASVDAFAQLRPGQKVRFRHARSTV; encoded by the coding sequence GTGACGCCCTCGATCACGGTCATGGAGGCCGGTCCCCTGAGCCTCGTTCAGGACCTCGGGCGGCCGGGCTTCGCCCACCTCGGCGTCGGAGCCTCCGGCGCCCTGGACCGGGGGTCGCTCCGGCTGGCGAATCGCCTCGTCGGCAATCCGGAGGGCGCTCCCGGCCTCGAGGTGACCGTGGGCGGACTCAGGCTGCGTGTCGGGGAGCCGATCTGGTTCTCCGTGACGGGAGCGTGGGGGCCGGTGCGGCTCGACGGGCGAACCATCAGCCTCGACGCCGCCATACCGGCGGCATCCGGCAGCGTGCTCCAATTCGGCACGGCGGAGCACGGCCTGCGGTATTACCTCGCTGTGCGCGGCGGCATCGAGACGACCGCGGTGCTCGGTTCCTCCTCGACGGACACGCTCTCGGGGCTCGGACCCGCCCCACTGGCCGCCGGCGATCGGATCCACGTCGGCGACGCCGCATCCGTTCCCATCCCGGCACTCGACCCGCTCACGCTCTGGGCGCCGACGGACGCCGCAGTCGACATCCGGGCGCACACCGGTCCGCGCGCCGACACCTTCGTGCCTGCAGCCGTCGCCGCGTTCTTCGAGGAGGAGTGGTCGGTGTCGGCCGAGTCGAACCGCATCGGACTGCGGCTCACCGGACCCGTGCTCGAGCGCAGCGGTCACGACGAACTCCCCAGCGAGGGCATGCTCACGGGCTCGGTGCAGGTGCCGCCATCCGGACAGCCGACGGTGCTGTTGGCCGACCATCCGGTGACGGGTGGATACCCGGTGATCGCCGTCGTGGCCGATGCCTCCGTCGACGCCTTCGCCCAGCTGAGGCCCGGGCAGAAGGTGCGCTTCCGTCACGCACGCTCCACCGTGTGA
- a CDS encoding CGNR zinc finger domain-containing protein, with translation MPSGASASAPPRTAPWYVDTSRAGTRRWCSMQRCGNRAKVRKFRAAQAG, from the coding sequence ATGCCGTCGGGCGCGTCCGCGAGTGCGCCGCCGAGGACTGCGCCCTGGTACGTCGACACGTCCCGTGCCGGTACCCGCCGGTGGTGCTCGATGCAGCGGTGCGGCAATCGGGCGAAGGTACGCAAGTTCCGAGCGGCTCAGGCCGGGTAG
- a CDS encoding LamB/YcsF family protein, whose protein sequence is MGDTIDLNCDLGEGLGDDAALFPLISSANIACGFHAGDAETIAESCRLAVANGVAIGAHPSYNDREGFGRRAVEAADSTLMAEWDVQIRSVRHAAAEAGGAMAYVKPHGALYNRLQVDDHLAQLFCRVLADGGDAAVLGMPRSALERAAVAQGVAYFTEAFADRAYLPDGSLAPRSLPRALIDDADLVAERAVAIATGRGVLATDGTRIPLRASSLCLHGDTPGAPALAAAVREALAGADVEVGSFA, encoded by the coding sequence GTGGGCGACACCATCGATCTCAACTGCGATCTCGGCGAGGGGCTCGGCGATGATGCCGCGCTCTTCCCGCTCATCTCGAGTGCCAACATCGCCTGCGGTTTCCACGCCGGGGACGCCGAGACGATCGCCGAGAGCTGCCGCCTGGCCGTGGCGAACGGGGTGGCCATCGGAGCGCATCCGTCGTACAACGACCGCGAGGGCTTCGGGCGGCGAGCGGTGGAGGCCGCTGACTCGACGCTCATGGCCGAATGGGATGTGCAGATCCGCTCGGTGCGCCACGCCGCAGCCGAGGCCGGTGGGGCCATGGCCTACGTGAAGCCGCATGGAGCGCTCTACAACCGCCTGCAGGTCGACGATCATCTGGCGCAGCTGTTCTGCAGGGTGCTGGCCGATGGCGGTGACGCCGCAGTCCTCGGCATGCCGCGCAGCGCCCTGGAGCGGGCGGCGGTCGCTCAGGGGGTCGCCTACTTCACGGAGGCTTTCGCCGATCGTGCCTACCTCCCCGACGGCTCCCTCGCACCGCGATCGCTGCCGCGCGCTCTCATCGACGACGCCGACCTCGTCGCAGAACGAGCCGTCGCGATCGCCACGGGCCGGGGCGTCCTCGCCACCGATGGCACCCGCATCCCCTTGCGCGCGTCGTCGCTGTGCCTGCACGGTGACACCCCCGGAGCGCCGGCGCTCGCCGCAGCCGTCCGGGAGGCGCTGGCCGGGGCCGACGTCGAGGTCGGGTCGTTCGCATGA